A DNA window from Salinirubrum litoreum contains the following coding sequences:
- a CDS encoding transposase, protein MPDERIRTVVASLVEPTTHKEQKLQNLQSTYREALCEAFDANATTMTAVNDIVTPYDLPYQAKDALKRHVPGLLKSGSAELSETQPIRFTNRAAVFDHSTDRTHAFCWEVPQPGRGTNFWIPLAINPDQRKWWLQLLDGEATAGQLQLITRPRQAHWELHVPLKLPTAEPEVDCETCTPVGFDVGEAILLTGCALLDGRPVDPLLVGGGRARHLNQTLQTTLQRLQEREAAEWRIDEQAAYFRNALRDEIETATRNAVEYAAGFDQPVIVLEQLTSIQDDLDFGPHMNRRLHAWAFDQLQTRLADKAADAGIPVRYVDPAYTSQICHACGEIGTRPKQAEFRCPNDDCWVSVYQADINAAANIAGRLNPWGGSCPWEPGSDDTLRNGRTRDSATGPRKQSSSQR, encoded by the coding sequence ATGCCAGACGAACGAATCCGAACGGTCGTTGCGTCGCTCGTCGAGCCGACGACCCATAAAGAGCAGAAGCTTCAGAACCTGCAGTCGACCTATCGGGAAGCCCTCTGTGAGGCGTTCGACGCCAACGCAACGACGATGACGGCGGTCAACGATATTGTAACGCCCTACGACCTCCCGTACCAAGCGAAGGACGCGTTGAAGCGCCATGTTCCAGGCCTCCTCAAGAGCGGGTCAGCAGAACTCAGCGAGACCCAACCGATTCGGTTTACCAACCGAGCGGCGGTGTTCGATCATTCCACTGACCGGACGCACGCATTCTGCTGGGAAGTTCCCCAACCTGGTCGCGGCACCAACTTCTGGATTCCGCTCGCAATCAATCCAGACCAACGCAAGTGGTGGCTCCAGTTGCTTGACGGCGAGGCTACTGCCGGGCAGTTACAGCTGATCACCCGGCCGCGACAGGCCCACTGGGAACTGCACGTTCCACTCAAACTCCCAACAGCGGAACCTGAGGTCGATTGCGAGACCTGCACGCCGGTCGGCTTCGACGTCGGCGAAGCGATTCTCTTGACCGGCTGTGCGCTCCTGGACGGGCGACCAGTCGATCCGTTGCTCGTGGGTGGTGGCAGAGCCCGACACCTCAATCAGACGTTGCAGACAACACTCCAACGGCTCCAGGAACGCGAGGCCGCAGAGTGGCGAATTGACGAGCAGGCGGCGTACTTCCGGAACGCGCTTCGGGACGAGATCGAGACGGCGACGCGAAACGCTGTGGAGTATGCCGCCGGGTTCGATCAGCCGGTAATCGTCCTAGAACAGCTGACGTCAATCCAAGACGACCTCGACTTCGGCCCACATATGAATCGGCGACTCCATGCGTGGGCTTTCGACCAGCTGCAAACGCGACTCGCGGACAAGGCTGCCGACGCCGGGATTCCTGTTCGGTACGTCGATCCGGCGTACACGTCCCAGATCTGCCATGCGTGCGGGGAGATTGGAACCCGTCCCAAGCAAGCGGAGTTCCGCTGTCCCAACGACGACTGCTGGGTGTCGGTCTATCAGGCCGATATCAACGCGGCGGCCAACATCGCTGGTCGCCTCAATCCGTGGGGTGGGAGCTGCCCCTGGGAACCGGGCAGCGATGACACGCTACGGAATGGGCGCACCCGTGACAGTGCCACAGGACCTCGTAAGCAGAGCTCGTCACAGCGATGA